Part of the Mytilus edulis chromosome 9, xbMytEdul2.2, whole genome shotgun sequence genome, ACAACAACGAGAAGTATTCACATTAAAACAATACTAGTAGTTTAATAACGAGTGTCATTTTTTTGTGTGCTTCTGTAACAAAAATTTTGTGTGGACattcaataaaatcaaagaagTGCTCAGTAACAAATAGCATTCCTCTTTTATGTGTTAGTTGTTGCTATCATCTGGACCTTAACACAAATTTGAATCGTTTTTCAAGGTCAATTGTTATCAAAGAAGTGCGATCTAAAAGATATCATTCTTCTATGACTTGTAGTggattatattttgtatcttaatgTATCTTAACCAGAATTAATTAAGGTCAAGATGACTCTTTTTTCATGGACAATCATTACTATGATATCCAATAATAGTAAATCATTCTTTTTACTCACAGTTTGTTTCAATCTTGACCTAAATGCAAaatttagatgcatgattttttgtttagttgttattggctttgaactagctgtcagtaactgcgagtactgtcagatcagtacttagtgtctttttgttgttgggatacatgtatacaagtacccggccacgtccactctgttttttgttagatgtatttatatttgtatccatctggtgagttaagcctttttcaactgattttcatagttctttcttatgttgttctgttatacgccactgtcccaggttagatggagggttgagatcccgctaacatatataaactcgccacattctgtataaatgtgtctgttccaagtcaggaggagcctgtatttcagtggttgtcgtttgttaatgtgttacatgttcgtttttcgttcgtttgtttgtacataaattaggccgttagtttttttcgtttggaatgttttacgtttatcatttcggggccttctatagctgactatgcggtatgggctttgctcattgttgaaggccgtactttggcccatagttgttaatttctgtgtcatttggtctcttgtggaattTTTTCATATATTAACCGTGCAGACTGACGAACTAACGTAGTAAAAGTTttattcaccccccccccccccccccccacaaactCAGTTTTTATAAGAGATGATAAGATgataattataaatgaaaatgttaaagtCTGTCTTGAAAGGGTAAATTTTTCTTATGAAAGTTTATATCTCTATATAAGACTGCTGGTCATATTTAGAAGACAAACTGCTTGGCGTGCTAAAAAGCTTGTAAAAAATGGAATAATTGATGTAAAGTTATGTTAAACACCTACAATGAAATGCTTTACACTGCATTTTCCATATCTGTTAAAAGCCTACTTATTCATGTATAAAAATGCCAAATTCTGAAAATCGATGCCAATAATGACTctatcatgatatatatataagctaGCGTAATATGGCACTTAGTTGTTATAGaaagctgactattttatttaaaaggtaattaagctttttaaaactgAGTACTGAATATAAAGTGGCACCTTGCTAAAGTTCTTCAGTAGGCAATGAACTCGAGGCATATATCATACGAATTTTCCTTCGATATTTCATTAactaaaattttcattatttaactTAAACTATGCCATGCATATTTCTTACGATGAACATGACTAGTTCATTCATTCACCTCTTAGTTTCATCTTTTCCTCAGAATGAACTtccaataaattaataaaattatatctgtCCAATTGCATACAATAGCAGGcgttatttttttatgatgtaGTTTTCAATCGAATTGCCTTGATAAGATGACTTCAACAACTGTTTCAATTTGTTTGCGGGTTACTATCAATTATGACTGTATTCGGTAATTTCCGATAAAAAAAACCTGAGGTTTACCGAAGTTTACCGAATCTGAACCACTACCATCACTTATTTTGaacaatcagttttaaatattgtatactgccttaattgataacatgactttaatcactgtttaaatttgtttgctgggcattaccaattatggattcggtaacTCCCGCTAAAAAAAACCGAAGTTTACCAAATCATCttatcatacatcaatctcatcatacatcaaacaTTATCATCTCCATCACCGATCATCACCTtcatcaacaaaaaacgtatacTGTTGTgggcacttcatataatgttgtgagcacttcatattatgttgtgaccactgcatataatgtttggaccactgcgtataatgttgtgagcacttcatataatgttgttagcacttcatataatgttgtgagcactgcatataatgttgtgagcaatgcatataatgttgtgagcactgcatataatgctgatcattaacataaggcagtcatggcgttccatacttATATTCAATCTTTCACGTGCTGTGCATCACTGAATATCAAACAAGCGTATATGTTCAAAACATcaacacaaaacacagatcacAGGCAATGCCTACGTtattaccatatatatatatatatatatatatatatatatatagcttagaATCATTTGAAGATCAAAGGTTAAGAATTTAAATTTACTGTAACAACTGTGTtgtgaaaaatagaaatagtctttttttatatcatttggcaaaattgtaaatgaaactttcgaaatgaaaataatgtgttgctgtttgatttgatatttatacatattgtgtttttaaaatatgCCGACGTCATctgaaaaatcaaattaaaatcgAGGGCActgtttatgtattttttttatttttagttatacgaATTgcatgttatcatggttattgtaaTAATCTAATAGATGTTTCTTACTGATATTTCATAGGATAGACTTGACATGGCATCAAATTCGTCGATATTATGCGGACCATGCGAGTATCGACATGGGACGAAAAAAGCCGAATTTTGGTGTTCAGTTTGTGAAGAGGGTTTGTGCAATGAATGCCATGGCCACCATTCTGCCATTAAGTCTACGAGAGATCACGAAATAATAACGGTAAAATTATACAAATCTCTGCCAACAGGAATGCTTTCTTTAAACTCGGAATGCGATCTTCATAATGAAAAGTTTGAATTGTACTGTCCATCGCATGAAATTCACTGCTGTGTGAATTGCGCGAGTACTAAACATGAACACTGCACAGGTGTAACTTTACTCAAGAAAGTTgttcaaaatattaaatcatCAACATCTTTGTCGAGCACGGTGCGTATTCTAAAGGAAAGATTGCAAAATATGGACGGATTAATTGAAAACAGAATGGTCAACTTAAAAGAAGTTGACGCTGACAAAGATAACttcaaaaaagaatttaaaaatgtGCGGGTGGACATTGAGAGCAAACTCGATTTTTTGGAAACAGAAATACTGACTGAAGTTGATTTAATCCATCAAACGCACAAAACTGATATTGATAACACGGTAGAAAAACTTCAACAGAAACGAGACGCTCTATGCCAGACGTTGGTTGATTTTGAGAACATGCAGAAAAATGCAAGCGACTTCCACATCTACATGGCTATGAAGAAACTTGAAACTGATTCGTTGAAAGAAGGTGAGGAAATTAAATTGCTTCTATCAGAAGAAGGAATGAAATCTAAAAGATTTTCATTCTCCCTAAATACCGACTTATCTAGCGTCCTTTCGGAAACCGCCTTTCTGGGAAATATAGCTGTTAGAACCAACTCGTATCCAGAACACGACGGAATCATAGATTTTCCGTCTAGTGCACAAATTTCTACGACAGTTTCAACGAAAAATGTCACCTCCGTGAAAATAAAGAAGAATCTAGTAGGTTTCAACTTTCCTGTGGAAGATGATATTAACATTTCCAGTGTCATTGTCCTCCCTGACCAAAAGATCTTATTGACAGATTTTGGGGGTTCAGGTGGAATTTTAGTGTTCAGTGATGGTGGAAACTTTATTACAAAGATAGCAGAATTCGGGAAGCCATATGGAACGACCCTCGTCGATGATTCTATGATTGCAGTTTCTTTTCCAAACGGTGCAAATATCAAAATACTTAGATTGGGCTCACGTTTTTCCCTGATTAGAACATTGCAATTGGGTGTTGATTTAAACGCAATCTCGTATTATGACAAGTATCTTCTTGTTTGCTCAAGACCACGGAATGTTCTGTTTGTCGATTTACATGGTGCTATTGTTAAGAAATTGGATTTGGAACTACCTTACGGATCCATAACTTTTATACACTGTCAAAGCCATAAGATTCTTATTTCTGAATTTGCCAGTGACATTGTTCACTGTTTTAACCTTAAAGGACAAGAATTATGGAAGGCAAATTTTGAAAAAGGTAAAGATACCAGAAATGTATGTGCAGATAAATACGGAAATGTGTTATGCGTTGGAATGAATACAAATACTCTTGTATGTTTATCTAAGGATGGTCAAAAGATGCAGGACTTAGCCGCTGCACAAAGTCATTTTATAAAGCCTAAAgctatattttatgataatagcTCCGAGTCACTTCTGATTGCTGGTCGAGATATGCAGTTTGCTGGAATTTTTGAACTGGTTTACTGATTTTACTGCTTTCGGAATTTATTTGtaaatggacattttttttttaaactgatgaccgcatattaaaaatatttgatatttcaaaaactgcaaaatatgttttttaatatataagtCGTGAGTCATATTTTTTTGTGAgctaataaaaaatatagattatcATAACTGCATTCAAAAGTCAGAAACACCGTTGGTCCAGATCCTATGCTGACGCTCACAGACATATTGAACCTTGCGCTGTTTTAAAAAGTGAATTTTAATCATTATTTGGTCATGTTGGTTTAGTACGGCGATAGTCTTAGTTGTTTCATTATCAATCATATCACATCGCCTTACTTTATAAACATCTCTGTTTTGTCTTGATTGACAAaccaacacattttttttaactttctatTCTTCAAGCAACAACAAAATTTAAACGGAAAGTTCATAAGCAGGTGacaaaatcaaatgctaaaacacatcaaaccaatggataacaactgtcatattcctgacttagtaaaAGAGATGCGGAAGATATCAAAGGGAATTTTAAACTCTTAAGTCGAAACAcattgttcggtgtgaaccaaagCTCCATATTAAAAGCTGtaatttgacctataaaggtttacttttaacttattgtgacttagatggagagttgtctcattggaactcataccacatcttcttatatcattgACAGTGCAATTGTtaacaaagaaaaatacaaacagacaaacaaaagtacacaaatacaaacagacaaacaaaagtacacaaaacacaacataaaaaacgaagactgagcaacacaaatccTATAAaaatctgggggtgatctcaggtgattcggaagggtaagcagatgacCTTATAGGTCTTAAATGATAATGTTCCTGGTGTTAAGACGAAGTGCACTGCTGGACATAGAAATAATAAAGGGAAAACAAACATTCAAGAGTAATTATCATGCATTTTTATTATTAATGCTATTTTCATGTGTCTATTTCTTTTATTATCAATGTCACCTTTTATGATACACAATGTATCATGCTTGTTGCTTATACTGACTTACATTACAAGTGTTTAACTGTTGACCTTGATTGGAACAATTAAATATTTGCTATGTGATGTATAATAAAACTATGAATTTTGGTGTGAAATCAtgctagaaaaaaatgttttacttttttttattttataattggcAATGCATTAATCCGAAATTATTTGAGTTTAGCATTATTCATGTTTAAAGAATAAAAGTCTGAACAATGAAATGATGGGCGTATGTCAATTAGAAAGCAGCCAAATAGCAACACAATAAAACCATATAGGACG contains:
- the LOC139490225 gene encoding uncharacterized protein, producing the protein MDGLIENRMVNLKEVDADKDNFKKEFKNVRVDIESKLDFLETEILTEVDLIHQTHKTDIDNTVEKLQQKRDALCQTLVDFENMQKNASDFHIYMAMKKLETDSLKEGEEIKLLLSEEGMKSKRFSFSLNTDLSSVLSETAFLGNIAVRTNSYPEHDGIIDFPSSAQISTTVSTKNVTSVKIKKNLVGFNFPVEDDINISSVIVLPDQKILLTDFGGSGGILVFSDGGNFITKIAEFGKPYGTTLVDDSMIAVSFPNGANIKILRLGSRFSLIRTLQLGVDLNAISYYDKYLLVCSRPRNVLFVDLHGAIVKKLDLELPYGSITFIHCQSHKILISEFASDIVHCFNLKGQELWKANFEKGKDTRNVCADKYGNVLCVGMNTNTLVCLSKDGQKMQDLAAAQSHFIKPKAIFYDNSSESLLIAGRDMQFAGIFELVY